The window GCTCCGCGAACTCGACGCCGACGACAAGCCGACAGTCACGGTCTTCAACAAGAGCGATCTGATCCAGGACCAATACGTGCTCCGGAAGCTCGTCGCCGATATCCCGAACAGCGTCTACATCTCCGCCGAAGAGCGCGACGGCATCGCGTACCTGATGGACGTGCTCGTCAAGACGATCCGGGAGCTGCTCGTTCGCGTCTCGCTGGATCTGCCCTACGAGCGGAGCGACCTGCTCTCCCTCTGCTACGACAGCGGCCGCGTGCTCGGCGTCGAGTACACGCAGGACCGCATCCTCGTCGAGGCGGAAGTATCGGGCGAGATCGCGGGCAAGCTCGAGAAGTACAAGCGGGCCGCGGAGTAGGGAGCCGTCATGTCCACCATCCGCCGAGCCGCAATCGAAGATGCCGATCTCCTCGCTCGGATCATTCGCGAGTCGTTCGCCGGCCCGGCGAAGGAGTTCGGCCTGACGCCGGAGAACGCCCCGACTCACCCATCGAACTGCACACCCGAGTGGATCGAGCGCGACTTCGGCAAGGGTGTGCGGTACTTCATCCTCGAAGACGACCGCCTACCCTGTGGATGCGTCGCCATGGAGATCCCCGATCCCGAGTTCTGCTACCTCGAACGCCTCGCCGTCCTGACCGGGCGTCGCCGCAAGGGATTCGGTCGCCTGTTGGTCCAGCACGTGCTCGATCGGGCATGGGCTCACGGTCTCCGGCGAGTCGAGATCGCCATCATCGCCGTCAACACCGACCTCCAGCTCTGGTACGAGCAGCAGGGATTCGCCGTCACCTCAACGAAGTCGCTCCCGAGTCTACCGTTCGACGTCACCTTCATGTCCCTCGACCTCTGACTCCGACACAGGAAAAACTCTGAAGGATCTCGTCGCCAGCGGGGTCAAACAGTGCAAGTGAAGCCGCAATCCTGCGTGCCAAGGAGGCAACTGGCGTGACCAAGTCACATAGAGCATTGACGCGTGCCCTGCTGGCCATCTTGGCAATGGGCTTGCTCTCGATCATTCCGCTGACGGCCGCTCGTGACCTCGGAACGTCCGAGGACTATGCTGAGAAGTGTCGCCTGGAGATAGAGCGGTTCCGTGTGGACATTGACCGCACGGCCGTGCTGGTTGATCGCCTCTCCGACGGCAAGAGCCGGCTGCTCATCAAATCACCCAAGACCCTGGATCCGCCTTGTGTGGCCATGGTAAACCGCGACGGCGGTCGTGAGTTCGTGATGGTATATCGGGTCACTCAACCGTTCGATGCCGAACTGGGCAATGCCGGCAAGTGTCGGGTGCTCGGTGCGGTGTACCTGCAGAGCGGCGGCCGGATCGCAGGCACGATGCATGAACTCGGCTCAGGTACTTACATCCTTGCGTATCAGGAGAAGACGAGGACGCGCGACGAGGGGGTCGCAGTCTTTACCTTCGCCGTCAGTGACCACGGGCGCCTCGAGTATAAGGAGATCGGTCGAGCCCGGCTCGACTCCCACAGCGCTACCCAGGGAACGTCGAAGCCGTATGTGGCGGTGTGGTTTCCGAACGACATGCTTATCTTGGAGCAGAATCCGTTCAATCGGGCAACCGTGGACATGGCCTGGGAGCGGGAGAGCTACTCGTTCAAGTTGGTGGATATCCGTGTTGAGTGCGGATGACCCGACGATGGACGGAGCGAAAGCTCCGGCGAAGGAGTCGACCATGAGGACGTCAGCGCGCATCATGTTTCTCATTCTGATGATGGGACTGCTTGGCTCAGCTCATGCCGCCCGGTGGCGTGACGAGATTGCGGCACTTACGAAAGAAGTGCACAGCATTCGACTCGAGCAGATAGCCATTGTCGTGGCCGACGAATCCGCGAACGAGAGCGGTTTGTTGATCAGAGACGGAGTCGGCGCGAACCCGGACCTCAAGTACCCCTGGCGCGAGGAGAAGTGGGGCGATATCCCTGCGATCAAGGTCACCCAGGTGTATGTCCCGGTCAACGCCCAGTTGGAGGGTATCGATCCCGGACGCATCCTCGGTGCCGTTGCGCTGCTCGTCGAGGGGTCCTCGGCGAAGGATGCGACCAAGAAGGTGAGACCCGGCGTGTATATGCTCTACATGTTGGACCGTCCGAGTCTGACCACCACAGGAGAGACCGATCTGGCGCTGATCTCCGTTGCAGTCGGCGACAAGCCCGATTCCGGGGACGAGGGGAAGGTGTCATACAGTGAGGCGCTTCGCATTCCCGCCAAAGTCGTGAAGGTTTCCTCCCAGCGTCTGCTTGAGAAGACTGAAGAAGTCACCGTGACGTTCCCGAAGTCGAAGGACGTCACCCCGGAGAAGCCGGCGGACCGCGCGGCCGCCGTTCTCAGGTGGGGCGAGCAGTCCCTCCGCTTCGACCTCGATCTCGCCCTCAAGCTGCTGCAGAGGACTGACAAATCGTAGATGATTCCATACACCATACATCGGTGTGGGCCGACATATGGCCTGTCCTGAGAACACCGGTGCTCACGTCACTCCCTCTCCCATCCACGGTGTGCTATACTAGCACCATCTCCACCCACCAAGGAGGGCATACGATGAAGGTACTCATCATGTCCGGCAGTCGAAACCCCGAGGGCCAAACCGCCCGGGCCGCCAATGCGTTCCTCGACGGCGTCAGGGAAGCCGGCGCCGAGTGCGAATTGATCTTCCTCCCGCCGATGAAGATCGAGCGTTGCCTCCAGTGCGAGAACGACGGCTGGGGCATCTGCCGCTCCGAAGGCCGATGCGTTATCGATGACGATCTCGCGTCCGTCGCCGACGAGATCCGCGGCGCCGATGCGGTAGTGTTTGCCACGCCCGTCTACTGGTCCGACCTCAGCGAGAGCCTCCAGGCGTTCCTCAACCGCCTGCGTCGGATCTGCATCGCCGACTCGGGCCGAGCAGGCATCGAGGGCAAGCCCGCGATCGGTATCTGCGTCGCAGGCGGAGGAGGGGGTGGCGCGCCGGAGTGCACCACCCGCATGGAGTGGATACTTCGCACCTCGGGCTTCGACATCGTCGATCTCATCCCGGTTCGCCGACAGAACCTCGAGTCCAAGGTCAAGACGCTGAAGAACACCGGCAAGTGGTTCGCATTGAAACGCTAGTTACAGGCTCGATAACGAGTGGGAGAGTGGGCGACGGGGTGATCCGAATCTCCCACTCTCCCATCCTCTCATTTTCACTTGAACCTCCCGCCTCCCGCGCGCGACTGTATGAGTGAACGCGCAAGGGGAACCGACGTATGAGTACCGAGAGAGAACAGATTTACTACGAACTCCTCGTTCTTCGCTGCCGGCGCCGTGACAAGGGCGCGATGGAGGAGCTGATCCGCCACTGGGAGCGGCGGCTCTTCTACTACATCCGACGGCTGCTCGACAGCGAAGAGGACACATGGGATGTCCTCCAGGAGACCTGGCTCAAGGTCATCGGGAGCATCGGCGATCTGCGCGAGCCGCGCAGCCTGCCGATGTGGCTCTACCGCATAGCCCGAAACACCGCGATGAGCCGCCTGAGAGGACGGTATGCCGACAGGGCATTGCTTGATGACAGCGAGGATGTTTCCGAAGTAGATCAGACCACCGACACCTTCAGCTTCGAAGATGCCGAAATGGTTCACTACGGGCTCAGTCAGTTGTCCTTGCCGCACCGGGAGGTGCTCACCCTGTTCTTTCTCAAGGATCTTTCGATCGATGAGATTGCGGAACTGCTGGGTGTCGCACCTGGAACGATCAAGTCACGGCTCCATTTCGCGAAACGCGCACTGCGAGCCGTGCTGGAGCAGGAGGAGGCCATGCGATGAATAGACCAGATTCCTTCACGGACAGACTGCTGGCATCCGAGGCCATGACTCCTTCGCTCCGTGAGAGATACGAAAGGGAGGTAGAGGCAATGCTTGAGAGAACTCTTACACCGGCCCAGCGATTCGGCTTCGGGTTCACAATGCTCGCGTGCCTGGGATGGGCCATGTACTGCGCCTACTCGGCGATCACACAGAGCAGTTGGCCCGTATTCGTCCGTGCGACCTTCGGTTTCGGATCGTTGTCGGGGCTGATCGGAGCGGCGATCGTCGGAAAGTCGTTTCTGCGCGGCAAGATGCACCGGAGGGCTACCCCCAACACAATCACAGGGTTGGTTTGGGTGCTCGTCGTATTCATGGTTACGCTATTCCTGGTCTTCACAGGTCGGCAGCCCGATGCCGCCAAGTCGACGTATGTGCTCCTCACGGGTCTCGTCTTCCTGGTCTCTGCGGCGGTATCACTGATTACCAACCGAATCGACCAGGCGCAGATCAAGACCGAAGAGCAGTTCCTTGAACTCAAGCTCCGTCTGGCCGAACTGGCAGAGAAGGTCGAGCGGTAAGTGGACGGCATCGGAGTGTGCACCTACCTAGCCCCGATGTGCGCCTAACATAGTGAGAACGTCGATCGGGGGTGTACTGATGAGAAAACTGGCTGTCGCAGCCATCGCGCTGATCGTATTCGTGCTGTTTGCATTCGGTCCGGGAATCGTGTACAGACCTGCGACTCTGGTGCATATCGAAGCTGACCGCACCGGGCCGAGCCGCCGGATCATCGCCCGCGACTTCAGACTGAAGGAGTACTCCAGGGAGTTCACGCTCAGCGTCAAGAGCGGCATAGATCGATCGGACTTCCTCGTTCAGTTGTTCGATGGCTCCGGCACGATGCTTGTACAGATGAGCTTCAAGCCGCAGTACAACAACAGCTTTCCGTTCAACGTCGGCCGCGGCTTTGCCCCCGGACGGTATCAACTCCGTGTTGTAGAGAAGGGCATTGTCGGACGCTACTCGGTCAGTCTCTACCAGGGCAGGCTTCCAGACGCCTCACCGAGCCAACTGCTCCTCGTTACGCTCGGGGTGGTCATCAGTGCGGGGTGCTACGGCTATGCTCTCCGACGGAGCGGCGGCGATCGTCGGGCTCCGGGCGTCCGGAAGGCACGGTACGTCCTCGGCTGCCTGCTGTTTTCTTTCACGATGATCGTCGGCTATCCTCTTGTGCACGAGACCGGCCACGCCATCGCGCTTGCGTCATTCCACAGACTCGACCTGCGGGGCTGCGACTTCATTGGCCTGCACGGCGAGCCCCACGTCAGTTGGACGGCCGGTCCGGATCTGCCCGGCTGGCCTGGGGCGATAATCGGCATCTCCGGGCCGATGCTTCCGAACATCGTGGGCTACCTGATGTTCGCGTTCTGGCTCAGTCCTCTCGGTCGCCGGTGGCTTGCCCGGTCGTCGGCGCGAGATGTGTTCTGGTCCGGCATCACCGCCTGCATGTTGTTCGCACAGGTGGGCGCCTTCGCGCCGATGTCGGGCCTGGTGCACGATGGTGACTACTCAGGCTACATCGGCAATATCCCGATCCCTCACTGGCAGGCGAACGCGTTCCTGCTGCTGCTTTCGACGGTCAACGCGGTCATCATCTACACGATCGTGAAGCACCTGGTGAAGACCCACGCGAGAAAACTCCCGCCCGCAGGTGAAGGTATTCGCCGTGGGTCGGGTCAAACGGTGTGAAGTCATCACTTCAGGGAGGGTATCATGTCCAGGTTTGGGGCTCTTCTTATCACGATTATCAGCTGTTCCGCACTCGTCTGCCCGCCCGCATTCGCGCTCGCGAGCGAGTATGACCTGAATCAGCGGATCGGTCAGCAGCCGGAATGGCCCGGAGGAGTGGCTGACCTGCTCAACTCGCAGAAACCCGTCTACGCGTACTTTGTCAACTTGCAGGACAACTTCTACTACTCCGGCGATGCAGCCGCATTCAACTCCTTCATGGAGAGGTACAGCAAACTGGAGGCCGTTCCGCATACCCTCGTCCTGCATTGCGGGAAGGGCGAGGTCAAGGCATTCATGGAGCCCAAGACTCATGCCTTCGACTGGCATGTCTTCGTCGTCCCGCCGATGATCCCGGACGGCGGACTGGACAAGACGAGCCCGTACAAGCGATACGTGACCGTCAACCTCTATCTCGGCTGCGGCATCCAGCTCAGCGAGATCAAGGTCCCGGGCAACGTCACAGTGAAGCCCGGCAAAGAGATCGACGGGTTCATCAGGAAACATGAGAAGATGTTCCCAAACACCGCAAGTCCGCCTGAACCGTCCATATCCAACTTCGGCGCTCGACCGGCCCTCTCACCGGTAAGCATCTATCTGGCGGAAGACGAGACGCTCACAGCCCTTGATGCGCTCAAGATGGACCTGCGCGAGATCAAACTTCAGTGGAAGCCGCTCTTCACACTCGATGATTTCGCATGCTATTCCTGGAAGGATCACTGGTTCAAGCTCACGCCTGAGGCTCTGAAGAGGCTCCCCAAGGCCGCTCCGCCGGAGAACCGCTTGCTGAAGGGCATCCCGTTCGTGCTCTTCGTGAACGGCGAGCGGGTCTACATGGGGGCATTCTGGACCTGGATCTCGTCTCTCACGTTCCCGAACCCGGTGATCGTGGCCGATGAGATGTGGCTGCCCTCGAGGCTTAACTGGCTGACGATAGACAGAGCCTATCCCGGCTGGACGGAGGAGCAGAACGAGGACGATATCCGCAACTCGCCCGCACTACAGAAGGCTCTCGAGGCTGCCGGAAAGTTCGAGGCCTGCAAAGGCATAATGCGGCCGCCGCCCGGAGGATTCTCGTCAACACAGCCGCTCGATGAACGGTGAGGCGAGCAGGAGCGCGGTCAGGAGGATCATCAGCGCGACCGTTGCGACGGCCACGACGTTGAAACCGCGCGAGTTCGTGTGTCTGCCCATGAATGCGGCATCGTTAGTGATCTTCAGGACGAAAACCAGGACGATGGGTAGGAGCATCCCGTTCAGCACCTGAGGCAACAGCATCATCATCAGAAGCGGAAGGTTCGGCAAGAGTACGATCACGGCGGCGAAGAAGATGAAAAACGCCAGTATGCCGTAGAAGATCGGAGCTTCGGAGAACCGCTTGTCCATTCCGGACTCCCAGCCGAAGGTCTCGCTCGTCGCGTAAGCGGTTGTCAGCGGGAGTATCGCCGCCCCGAGAAGCGATGCATTGAGCAGTCCGAACGCGAATAGGCCGGACGCGAACCTGCCCGCTAGCGGTCTAAGCGCGACGGCAAGTTGGGATGCCGACGCGACAGAGTCAACTGTCGATCTCGTCGCCCAGATGGTTGCGGCGCAGGCGACTATGATAAAGAACGCGACAAAGTTCGTGAGAACCGCGCCGAGATAGACATCCGCCCGCGCGTACCCGAGGTCCTCGGCACTAAGCCGCTTGTCCACGACGTACGACTGTATGAAGAACTGGCCCCACGGTGTGATGGTCGTGCCAACGGTAGCGACGAACATCAGCAGGTACGCGGTGCTGGTCCACGGGATGTGCGGCTGAAAGACGCTCCGGGCCGCCAGCCCCCAGTCGGGTCGCGCGAGGACGCCGGATATGATGTAGGAGATGTAGAGAACGCTGCTCAGAAGGAACACCTGCTGGACACGGCGGAAGTCGAACTTCACCATCAGGAGGTAGACTCCAACGGCGGCGAGGGGCACGCTGAAGTACGTCGGGACGCCAAAGATGCTGAGGCTTGACGCAATCCCGGCGAACTCGGCCACGGTAGTGAAAAGGTTGGCCACTAGCATCACGAGTATCGCCAGCGCCGCCCACTTCGCGCCGAACCGCTCGCGTATCAGCCCGCCGAACCCCTTGCCGGTGACGACACCCATGCGCGCACCCATCTCCTGGGTGACCGCAAGGCTGAAGGTGATAAGAATGAGTACCCACAGCAGCCCGTAGCCGAAGCGCGCACCTGCCAGGCTGTAGGTGGCAATGCCGCCTGCGTCGTTGTCCGCCGCCGCCGCTATGAGTCCTGGACCGATCGCGGCGAACAGCAGGGCAAGTCTCGCCTTCGTGAATCGCCTTCGCATCAGGCCCCTACCTCATGTTCGAGGGTATGATCGTCCGCCGTCTGACGCCTTCCCGGCCTGCCGCTCCACGCGCGCACAGGGACGTGTTCGAAGATGTCGTCCACGGTGATGATCCCCTTCAGTTCGTTGTCGTAGTCCACAACCGGAAGGGCGAGGAGGTTGTACTTGGTGAACAGCTCTGCCACTTCCCTCAGGCTCGCCTCGGGGTGGAGGTGGATGACTCGCTTGACCATGAACTCCTCAACAGGGGTGTCCGGGAGCGCGACGATCAGGTCTCTGAGCGAGATCACGCCGACGAGCTTTTCACCGGAGTCGACGGCGTACAAGTAGTAAATCGTCTCGGCATCCGGGGAGAGTTCGCGCACACGCTCGATTACCTGCTGAGCGGTGAACTGATCTGAAATGGCCAGGAACTCGGTCGTCATGAGGCCGCCCGCCGTTTCGTCCTCGTAGACGAGCAGCTCGCGGACGTCGGTGGCCTCTTCCGGCTCCATCTCCTTCAGTATCTCCTCTGTGCGCTCCTCGGGAAGGTCGCCCAGGATGTCTGCAGCCTCGTCGGGCTCCATTTCTTCCAGGATATCGGCCGCGTCGTCCGTGTCCAGGTCATCTATGATCTCGGCCTGTATCTCCGGAGCGGTCTCCGGCAGGACGTCAGCGGCAGTCTGGACGTCGAGGCTCTCGATGATATCGGTTCTCTGCATCGGGTTCATCTGCTCGATGATATCCGCTATGTCGGCTGGGTGGAGCTTCGACAGCTTCTGGAGCGGAATCTTCAATTTGATGGGGCCGTCCTGCTTCTGTTCAAGCGTTTCCACGTCTTCCCAGGGGATGATCTTCTCGGGCAGGGGCTTGTGGAAAATGTTGCGCAGAAGGTTGGAGAGCCACTCAACGCCGATCTCGCGGAGCAGGCCGCGCGTGGACGCGTCGACCCCGAGTAACCTGATCTCGCCGGGCGTCTCCACAAACCGCACGTCGTTGACACGCACGACTTTGTAGTCGTGGATGTCAACGATCTGCCTGTCCAGCACTTGTCGCTTGAGCCAGATGTCGTCGGGCCGCGGTGAGTAGGCCAGGAGGCGATCACCGCGAACCGGCAGGGCGAACCCGTCTACCTCCTCTCTCACCTGAGCCCAAGGGATCAGCAGCATTCCATGGCTGTTCTGGACGACCATGGCCGAGACAATGGGAAGCGGTTCGGCGGGCGTGGCGATAACATCGCGCACCTTGCCGATCGGTTCGCCGATGCTGTCAATGACCGCTCGACCGAGTGCCTGAGTCAGGAACTGCATGATGATCCCCCCTGTTCGGCGGCGAACTGCGAAGATTCCTGGCGGACGCGAGACTACGCGTGCTGGAAAAGATCCACGATCGCCTGCGGCAATGCGAGAGCTACTGGTCTAACGAAAAACTGGTCTGAGTCAGGTTGATGTGAGCCGAGCGGGGGGCGGTTAGCGAGAGGATTGAGGAGAGTGGTCGGACGGATCAGTCTCTGCGAGTCCTCCTGCTTCCACTGCCCGCGCATCGGCAGCACAGTTTTGTACTATTGGCCGGGTCGGTGTCCACCAACCATCACCTCATATAGCTAGGATGCATGCGCCGTCATCGGCAGCCGACTAGCAGTATACCCTTGGCCGGCCTTCGTGTCAAGGAATGACAATCCGGGGAGGAGAATCACCGGTCGTGGGCCAAAGAGGGTGATGTACCAGACCGACGGGCGGCTGGAATATCTGTGTACATAAGGGGATTCCACAGGAGATGCTTGTCACTGTTATCGGTAGAGGGCACGGGGGCACCCGGGCGATGTCTCAGACGCTCGTGGAGAGCGGTGTCTACATGGGTGGGCAACTGAACGGGTCATATGATCTCGTCCCGCCGGGTGACATGTACGAGGCGTGTCGGGTGATGGCGCGCCACGTCGTTCATCTGGGCGGCGTGCGTTGGGACTTCTCGGCCCTCGATGCCGTGCCGGTTGATGCGGAGTTCGCCCGACTGGTTGATTCGTATCTAACTTCCGTTCTGGGCAGCGTGGAGAGCCGCAGGGGCTGGAAGCTTCCCGAGACCACGCTGATCTACCCCTGGATAGTGCGTATGTTCCCCGAGGCGTACTACATTCACTGGAGCCGCGACCCTCGCGATTCGATTCTCGGTGCGCACATGACCGATGATCTCGCCGCGTTCGGCGTTTCCTACGACCCCACCGATGACGAGCGGCTTCGGCGCGCGATAAGCTGGAAGTACCAGCGGGAGATCGTAAAGGCGACTCAGGCGCCCAAGAACACCATAGACGTCCGGTTCGAGGATTTCGTTCTTGATCAGGAGCGTACACTGGCGCGTCTGGAGAGGTTTCTCGGTTTCCCGCTTGCCCGCATAGAGGTCCGTCCTGAATCCGTCGGGCGTTGGCAGAGCGCCGAGGGGCCGACAGTCTTCGATTTTCTTCAGGACGATATGGCGGAGTTGGGGTATCTCTAACGCTTGTGTGCCTCAAGCCGGTAGTGCGGCTCGGCGATCGGGCCTTCGTCGCTGAGTAGCGGATGAAGCATCGGGTCGGCGAGCACTTCGCGGATGTCCTTCGGTTGGCCGTCGATAATCATCGCGCGCTTCACCAGTCTAATCCCGTGACTGTAGTCCACATACCAGTTGACGTGAACCGTAGTCAGGGGCTGGATCGGCTTACCGTCGAGCTGATGCCAGCCGTAGATCGCCACGTGATCGGTTCGGTCGAGCGAGAGATTGGTGATCACCACATCCTTCTTGATGCCAGCCACGAGTTTCCCGAGCGGATTTCCCTTCCTCTGCTCCTCGACGATCGAGTTGTGCGCGATGAAGGTCTCGACTGTCGTGCGCGGCTCCCCGAGTGGTTTGGGTCCGAGCCTGACTGTCGCCTGTGCTGAGATGTCGTTCACTATCTTGCGCGTCGGAAGAGAGCAGTCGAAGGCATCCGCGACCTTCTGAGCGGCCATCGGGGTAAGCGGCGTGCGCACGAAATCCGCATCCGAGCCGACTGAGAGGTAGTCGGGCATGACCTGAAAGACCACGGCGCGCTCCCGGTTGTTCGCATCCTTCGCTTTGACCTTGATCGTCACGAACTGCCGCAGGAACTCAGGCAGGTTGCCCTGTTTGAACTCCTTAAGCAGTGTCGCCTCACGCTCGATGAGAGGCATCTCTAAGACCGAATGCATGACGGCCGTTCCCCCTCTCGCGCTCTTGCGCCGCGTAGGAATGTTGACCATCGAGATCTGTGCCGGCTGGATCCACTTCGTGTAAGCCCTGGGGCCGCCGAACGTTCCCCATTTCGACTCCAGCGGCGTCCCCAGAGTGATCGCCTCGAGGAAACCGTTCATGTCGCCGACCAGCGCGGTGTGCAGGATCTTGTTCGCCGGGTTCGGATGAATGAAGAAGCTTATCTGGCCGTCCATGAAGGCGTACGTGTCGAACGGCGCCAGTCTGCCCTGCTTCACGAGGAGGTCTTTGGCGAGACGGTCGATCATGCGGTGGGAGGCACGGTAGGTGCCGCCTGTCGGGCCAACCACCTTCTTCCCGTCGTATGTGATCTCCCTGTCGTCGTACGCAACCACGACAAGCCGCCGCTTGTCATCTCCGTTGAGCCAGGCGAGGAGCTTGTCTCCATGCTTCTCCCCGTCGGAGTAGGAGTAGTTGGCGTCAAGGTAGGCGACTCGCTCGCACCACTCAGGAATCGCATCATAGGAGTTGATGAAGCCGGTGATCAGACTCCCTCCGCCGCTGTGACCGGTGACGACGCCGCTGACCTGCGTTCCCGGCATTTCCTTCAATATGCGCTCCAGCGTCTCACGGATGATCGCCTGATCGTGCTTCGACCGCCATGTCGGCCAACTCAGACCCTCTGCCTCCATGCAGACGAGCACGATGTTGCAGGTGCGATCGAGGTCCCGAAGGACGCGCGTCTGGGCCGCGATGTGCTGGATGTCGAAGTGCCAGTCGAGGTCGGGCACCATCGCGCATCCCATCGTCTGCTCGATGGTGTTCCCGTTCGGTGTGGCGAAGAAGATTACGAGGGTAGGGCGGTCGGCGTGCATCACTTGCGGGAGGTTGGTGAGCATCCGGATGCCCTCCACCGTCTTCTCCAACCGCACCTGCTCATGGAAGAAGGGGCTCCTCGTGAAGCCGCCCAGAGTCGCTCCAGTTGCGGCCAGTGACACCATCAGCAGCGCCGGAATGATGATCTTGACAGGCATATCGCCCTACCTTCCCTCGAAATGGTAGTTGAACCGGCGGTCGGGGGCACTGTCGCCGCTGATCGAGAACTCGATGATGTCGTCCAACTTCTGGATGTTGTCCGCCCAGTGGAAATCGAGCTTGACGGGTTTCCCCAGGAGGCCGAGGATCGCCCGAGAGACGCTGACCTCCAGCTTGTGCCCATGCGTGCTATAGGTCACGTCAGTTCCATGCGTCCCATTCCCCTGAGAGAGCGGCCCCCGGTTAGCCATCGCGAAGTGAAGCACATTCCGGTCCACGATGAAGTCGTAGCCGTGCCAGCCGGTCTTGGGATCGCTATCGGTGTCGAGGTAGAGGAGCATCCACTTCGGATCGGTGGGCGGCGTGATCGGGTCCTTCGTCTCCGCGTAGAAATAGACGTTCTCCTTGTCATAGGCAACCTTCAACCGCACGAAGTCGTTCCGTCCGGTCGTATTGACGTAGTGCAGCGTATCGTTCCAGCCCTGGGAATCGCGATGCTCGGTGTCGCCGACCCAGTCGAGGTACTCCGGCTTCACGAGCGTCCAGTCTGCGAACCGGCCGTCGATCCGGACCGTCCTCGGGCCGCTCGACTTCTCAGGTGCCCGGATGCCCTTGAACCGGCGGATGCCGGCGATCATCTGGTAATAGTAGTTGTCGGTATGCCCACCCTTCATCGGCTCGATGTCGCGGCTGTACTCCTGGTCGTACTGGTCGACGAAGAACGTCTCGCCCTTCTCCGGCTTCCGACCGGTCATCAGGTTGTAGACACCGTCCGCGAGGAAGCGCTGAGCGACCCATTCGTTCCACCCCGTGATGAAGATGAACTCGGGATCGACCTCCAGCGCCCGCTTCCACTGCTCCGCGAAGAACAGGCCCTGTTCGGGCTTTCGGTCCGCCGGCTCCGGCTCCTTCCCGTCGTGGAAGCTGCGCCCGATGTTCGTCATCGGGTGCTGGGCCGCGCTCACGGACACGTATTCCGCGAAGCCCTTCTCGTGCCAACCGATGGACTGCGGGTAATGGTCCACCCACGGCCACTTGTCCTTCCCGTCACCGAACCAACCGTTGGGGTCGCTCCACGCCCAGGAGTGCCGGAAGGTGAAGGAGTCCTTGATATCCTGGCGCATGTTGTCGGGGTTGGCCATGATCAGGGGCTTGCCCTTCCACATGAACCAGAGGTCGCGGTATAGGCCCTTGGAGTAGAAGTCGTCGTAGAGCTTCTCGACGGTCTTCTCCTCGTGGGAGTGGGCTATGAAGCCGATCTGGGGGGTGCGGCCGCCATTCATGCGCATCTGCGTGTAGATCTCGCAGAGCCTCATGTAGACGTTCGGGTATGTAAATGAATTCGTCACGTCAAATACGACCACGTCAATCCCTGCGTTGGCGAGCATCCTGGCATGGCTGCGAATGACATAGTCCTCGGTGGACACGTAGTAGCCAAGTTCCGGCTCGCCCCAGTGGT is drawn from Armatimonadota bacterium and contains these coding sequences:
- a CDS encoding GNAT family N-acetyltransferase; translated protein: MSTIRRAAIEDADLLARIIRESFAGPAKEFGLTPENAPTHPSNCTPEWIERDFGKGVRYFILEDDRLPCGCVAMEIPDPEFCYLERLAVLTGRRRKGFGRLLVQHVLDRAWAHGLRRVEIAIIAVNTDLQLWYEQQGFAVTSTKSLPSLPFDVTFMSLDL
- a CDS encoding flavodoxin family protein is translated as MKVLIMSGSRNPEGQTARAANAFLDGVREAGAECELIFLPPMKIERCLQCENDGWGICRSEGRCVIDDDLASVADEIRGADAVVFATPVYWSDLSESLQAFLNRLRRICIADSGRAGIEGKPAIGICVAGGGGGGAPECTTRMEWILRTSGFDIVDLIPVRRQNLESKVKTLKNTGKWFALKR
- a CDS encoding sigma-70 family RNA polymerase sigma factor; this encodes MSTEREQIYYELLVLRCRRRDKGAMEELIRHWERRLFYYIRRLLDSEEDTWDVLQETWLKVIGSIGDLREPRSLPMWLYRIARNTAMSRLRGRYADRALLDDSEDVSEVDQTTDTFSFEDAEMVHYGLSQLSLPHREVLTLFFLKDLSIDEIAELLGVAPGTIKSRLHFAKRALRAVLEQEEAMR
- a CDS encoding Nramp family divalent metal transporter — its product is MRRRFTKARLALLFAAIGPGLIAAAADNDAGGIATYSLAGARFGYGLLWVLILITFSLAVTQEMGARMGVVTGKGFGGLIRERFGAKWAALAILVMLVANLFTTVAEFAGIASSLSIFGVPTYFSVPLAAVGVYLLMVKFDFRRVQQVFLLSSVLYISYIISGVLARPDWGLAARSVFQPHIPWTSTAYLLMFVATVGTTITPWGQFFIQSYVVDKRLSAEDLGYARADVYLGAVLTNFVAFFIIVACAATIWATRSTVDSVASASQLAVALRPLAGRFASGLFAFGLLNASLLGAAILPLTTAYATSETFGWESGMDKRFSEAPIFYGILAFFIFFAAVIVLLPNLPLLMMMLLPQVLNGMLLPIVLVFVLKITNDAAFMGRHTNSRGFNVVAVATVALMILLTALLLASPFIERLC
- a CDS encoding magnesium transporter; the encoded protein is MQFLTQALGRAVIDSIGEPIGKVRDVIATPAEPLPIVSAMVVQNSHGMLLIPWAQVREEVDGFALPVRGDRLLAYSPRPDDIWLKRQVLDRQIVDIHDYKVVRVNDVRFVETPGEIRLLGVDASTRGLLREIGVEWLSNLLRNIFHKPLPEKIIPWEDVETLEQKQDGPIKLKIPLQKLSKLHPADIADIIEQMNPMQRTDIIESLDVQTAADVLPETAPEIQAEIIDDLDTDDAADILEEMEPDEAADILGDLPEERTEEILKEMEPEEATDVRELLVYEDETAGGLMTTEFLAISDQFTAQQVIERVRELSPDAETIYYLYAVDSGEKLVGVISLRDLIVALPDTPVEEFMVKRVIHLHPEASLREVAELFTKYNLLALPVVDYDNELKGIITVDDIFEHVPVRAWSGRPGRRQTADDHTLEHEVGA
- a CDS encoding sulfotransferase — protein: MLVTVIGRGHGGTRAMSQTLVESGVYMGGQLNGSYDLVPPGDMYEACRVMARHVVHLGGVRWDFSALDAVPVDAEFARLVDSYLTSVLGSVESRRGWKLPETTLIYPWIVRMFPEAYYIHWSRDPRDSILGAHMTDDLAAFGVSYDPTDDERLRRAISWKYQREIVKATQAPKNTIDVRFEDFVLDQERTLARLERFLGFPLARIEVRPESVGRWQSAEGPTVFDFLQDDMAELGYL